From the genome of Sulfurovum sp. NBC37-1, one region includes:
- the gltX gene encoding glutamate--tRNA ligase produces MLRFAPSPTGDMRTEQLRIAIFNYIVAKQKEVNFIVRIEDTDKERNITGKDTEILQILEKFAITHDSVFHQSEHLNIHQTLAIRLLEEGKAFVCTCTPEAPESDKTPSRYNGKCFNVDKEELKRLKEEKIPFVIRLKKPEHDMIIHDLYKGETVTSADEVDSFVILRADATPTENFASACDDMLSGIDFIIRSEEHLDETAKQEYVKKQLGYEEETTYAHLPVILNEEGQKMDEKDDAFTVKWLFEEGYIPDAIANYLISLGNTTPTDIFTLPEAIEWFNITKLSGSPVKFNIEELRLLNRKHLEKMDDKRLSSLFGFADADIGKLAKLYINEAATINELDARIKAIFSPKDFDGKWGEQMRMLEKIIAEAPMFATFEAFESHLMKESGLSGEYFSKPLRVLLTGAEQGPELSDIYPYIKSYLLEVAS; encoded by the coding sequence ATGCTTAGATTTGCCCCGTCACCTACGGGTGACATGCGTACAGAACAGCTGCGTATAGCGATATTCAACTACATCGTGGCCAAACAGAAAGAGGTCAACTTCATCGTACGCATTGAAGATACGGACAAAGAGCGCAATATTACAGGAAAAGATACCGAGATCCTGCAAATATTAGAGAAGTTTGCCATCACACACGACTCTGTCTTTCACCAGAGTGAACACCTCAATATCCACCAGACCCTTGCCATCAGACTGCTCGAAGAGGGAAAGGCCTTTGTCTGTACCTGTACACCCGAGGCACCTGAATCGGACAAGACACCATCCCGATACAATGGAAAGTGTTTTAATGTGGACAAAGAGGAGCTCAAGAGACTCAAAGAAGAAAAGATCCCCTTTGTCATCCGTCTGAAAAAGCCCGAACACGACATGATCATCCATGACCTCTACAAAGGTGAGACCGTCACCTCTGCAGATGAAGTGGACTCCTTTGTCATTCTAAGAGCAGACGCTACACCGACCGAGAATTTCGCTTCGGCCTGTGACGATATGCTCTCGGGTATCGACTTCATCATCCGCAGTGAAGAGCACCTCGACGAGACAGCAAAGCAGGAATATGTCAAAAAGCAGCTTGGCTACGAAGAAGAGACTACTTACGCTCACCTGCCCGTCATTCTCAACGAAGAGGGCCAAAAGATGGATGAAAAAGACGACGCTTTTACGGTCAAATGGCTCTTTGAAGAGGGTTACATCCCCGATGCCATCGCCAACTACCTCATTTCGCTGGGCAACACCACACCTACCGATATCTTTACCCTGCCTGAAGCGATCGAGTGGTTCAATATCACCAAACTCTCCGGATCGCCGGTAAAATTCAACATTGAAGAATTGCGTCTTCTCAACCGTAAACACCTTGAAAAGATGGACGATAAAAGACTCTCCTCACTCTTCGGGTTCGCCGATGCAGATATCGGGAAACTGGCCAAACTCTATATAAACGAGGCTGCCACCATCAATGAACTTGATGCCAGGATCAAAGCGATCTTCTCACCAAAGGACTTTGACGGGAAGTGGGGAGAGCAGATGCGTATGCTCGAGAAGATCATCGCAGAGGCGCCGATGTTCGCTACTTTTGAGGCGTTCGAGTCCCACCTCATGAAAGAGAGCGGCCTGAGTGGCGAGTACTTCTCCAAACCGCTCAGAGTACTGCTGACCGGCGCCGAGCAGGGTCCCGAACTGAGCGACATTTATCCATATATCAAATCTTATTTACTGGAGGTAGCATCATGA
- a CDS encoding transglycosylase SLT domain-containing protein, with protein sequence MFKTLLSTLVILLALGTTSIEAKTFSYSQVHNMPRSVEKDYYIWRFLQQRSTTASQARTIIKDVDNINKKLRIAYKKKTGANPPNITHKPYVTEQQVEDWKHQAEGNRLFDEGIKQVQRKKLQKAITYFHKAHDVYLKRWEKDKSLFWLYLLTKEKKYLYKIKRNSTHINMYTLLAADITHSQYPKSIITPRVSKKSVSNIDVTNPIHWAKLKIKVKKPNADLEALAEDCESQATIGMNTYIKAKACNYRKSYFPMPYRSAMQGYPVERQALIYSIARQESRFVPASVSRSFALGMMQFMPFLIDHIAKQKGIQMDYDDMFKPKVAIRFADYHLDYLNKYLYHPLFVAYAYNGGIGFTKKLIRNRNYFRNGPFEPYLSMEKMTNVQAREYGKRVLTNYVIYMNKLGKSTRLLPYIKSLTDPSKTDKFR encoded by the coding sequence ATGTTCAAGACACTGCTTTCGACACTTGTTATCCTGTTGGCACTGGGAACTACTTCTATCGAAGCAAAGACATTTTCTTATTCCCAGGTACACAATATGCCAAGAAGTGTGGAAAAGGACTACTATATCTGGCGTTTCCTCCAACAGAGAAGCACAACTGCTTCACAGGCACGTACTATCATCAAAGATGTAGACAATATCAACAAAAAACTGCGTATCGCCTACAAGAAGAAAACCGGTGCCAATCCACCGAACATCACGCATAAACCCTATGTCACAGAACAGCAGGTAGAGGACTGGAAACACCAGGCAGAGGGGAACAGACTCTTCGATGAAGGTATCAAGCAGGTCCAGCGGAAAAAACTCCAAAAAGCGATCACCTATTTTCATAAGGCACACGATGTTTACCTGAAACGCTGGGAGAAGGACAAGTCACTTTTCTGGCTCTATCTGCTGACCAAAGAGAAGAAATACCTTTACAAGATCAAACGGAACAGCACCCACATCAATATGTACACCCTGCTTGCAGCAGACATCACGCACAGCCAATACCCCAAAAGTATCATTACGCCCCGGGTAAGCAAAAAAAGTGTGAGCAATATCGATGTGACCAACCCTATCCACTGGGCAAAGCTTAAAATCAAGGTAAAAAAACCCAATGCCGATCTTGAAGCACTGGCAGAAGACTGCGAATCACAGGCGACCATAGGGATGAACACTTATATCAAGGCTAAGGCATGCAACTACAGAAAATCCTATTTCCCCATGCCTTACCGGTCTGCCATGCAAGGTTACCCTGTAGAGCGCCAGGCGCTTATTTATTCCATTGCGAGACAGGAGAGCCGTTTCGTGCCGGCTTCTGTCTCACGCTCCTTTGCACTTGGAATGATGCAGTTCATGCCTTTCCTCATCGACCATATCGCCAAACAAAAAGGGATACAGATGGACTATGATGATATGTTCAAACCAAAAGTCGCTATCCGATTTGCCGATTATCATCTGGACTATCTTAACAAATACCTCTACCATCCTCTCTTTGTCGCTTATGCATACAACGGCGGCATAGGTTTCACCAAAAAACTGATCAGAAATCGGAATTATTTCAGGAACGGTCCTTTTGAGCCTTACCTGAGTATGGAGAAAATGACCAATGTGCAAGCACGGGAATATGGAAAACGTGTACTGACGAACTACGTCATCTATATGAACAAGTTGGGAAAATCCACGAGACTGCTCCCCTATATAAAATCATTGACCGACCCGTCAAAAACGGATAAATTCAGATAA
- the metG gene encoding methionine--tRNA ligase: MSSSCHKAYITTPIYYVNDIAHIGHAYTTIIADTLARYSRMSGLDTFFLTGTDEHGQKIEESAKARGKTSQEYADEISATFKNLWDDFGISYDKFIRTTDADHMKGVQKAFKVMYDNGDIYKDVYKGHYCISCETFFPESQLVDGEFCPECGKPTTIVEEESYFFKLSAYEDKLLAWYNDNPNCILPKSKRNEVIRFVEGGLDDLSITRTSFDWGVKLPAELNDPKHVMYVWLDALMNYVTALGYGTDEAKMDFWPARVHLIGKDILRFHAIYWPAFLMSLGLEMPKHIAAHGWWTRDGEKMSKSKGNVVNPREVADAYGLDNFRYFMLREVPFGGDGDFSQKALIDRINSDLGNDLGNLLNRLIGMSGKYFEGKVDSANVSKYYQTELDEVDISLEKLEPLLFDMQIHRYLEELWRPLSVANKAIDKYQPWTLMKEGKEGEAMALNGLIANILAKVSVMLYPVMPVICPKIATALSFSIDNASWNSLIKEKQLLETFTIEKIPPLFPRVEEPLLEQAVPEDTKTEEKKENKEEKKKDEGAALIGIDQFFQTSLKVGTVVAAEEVPKSKKLLLLQVDIGEEKPRQVVAGIKEWYSADDMLGTQVCVVANLKPAKLMGLKSEGMLLAAKDENGLCMIRPEKPKTPGTPIS; this comes from the coding sequence ATGTCATCATCTTGCCACAAAGCATACATTACCACCCCTATCTACTATGTCAACGATATTGCCCATATCGGTCACGCCTATACGACCATCATTGCAGACACACTTGCACGCTACTCCCGCATGAGCGGCCTGGATACTTTCTTTCTTACCGGAACGGACGAACACGGACAGAAAATAGAGGAATCCGCCAAAGCCAGAGGCAAAACGTCACAGGAATATGCAGACGAGATTTCCGCAACTTTTAAGAATCTCTGGGATGATTTCGGTATCTCTTACGACAAGTTCATCAGAACAACCGATGCGGACCATATGAAAGGGGTTCAGAAAGCCTTCAAGGTCATGTACGACAACGGCGATATCTACAAAGATGTCTATAAAGGCCACTATTGTATCTCCTGCGAGACCTTTTTCCCCGAATCTCAGCTGGTGGACGGCGAATTCTGTCCGGAATGCGGCAAACCGACCACCATCGTTGAAGAGGAGAGCTACTTTTTCAAACTTTCTGCCTACGAAGACAAACTGCTTGCATGGTACAACGACAACCCCAACTGCATCCTTCCCAAAAGCAAACGAAACGAAGTGATCCGTTTTGTCGAAGGCGGTCTTGATGACCTTTCCATCACAAGAACCAGCTTCGACTGGGGTGTCAAGCTACCGGCAGAGCTCAACGACCCCAAACATGTCATGTATGTATGGCTCGATGCACTGATGAACTATGTGACCGCGCTCGGTTACGGTACCGATGAAGCCAAAATGGACTTCTGGCCGGCACGTGTACACCTCATAGGAAAAGACATCCTGCGTTTCCATGCCATTTACTGGCCGGCATTCCTGATGAGTCTCGGACTTGAAATGCCTAAACACATCGCGGCACACGGCTGGTGGACACGCGATGGAGAGAAAATGAGCAAATCCAAAGGCAACGTCGTCAACCCAAGAGAAGTGGCAGATGCCTACGGCCTGGACAATTTCCGTTACTTCATGCTCAGGGAAGTCCCTTTCGGTGGCGACGGAGACTTCTCCCAAAAAGCACTCATCGACCGTATCAACTCCGATCTGGGAAATGACCTAGGTAACCTGCTCAACCGTCTCATAGGGATGAGCGGCAAATACTTCGAAGGCAAGGTAGATTCAGCCAATGTGTCCAAATACTACCAGACCGAACTTGATGAAGTAGATATCTCTCTGGAAAAACTCGAACCGCTGCTTTTCGATATGCAGATACACCGCTATCTTGAAGAACTCTGGAGACCGCTGAGCGTTGCCAACAAAGCTATCGACAAATATCAGCCATGGACACTCATGAAAGAAGGCAAAGAAGGGGAAGCAATGGCACTCAATGGCCTCATTGCGAATATCCTTGCCAAAGTATCGGTCATGCTCTACCCTGTCATGCCGGTGATCTGCCCGAAGATCGCAACTGCTCTGAGCTTCAGCATCGACAATGCAAGCTGGAACAGTCTGATCAAAGAGAAACAGCTGCTGGAGACCTTTACCATCGAAAAGATCCCACCGCTCTTCCCTCGCGTCGAAGAACCACTGCTTGAGCAGGCTGTTCCTGAAGATACAAAAACCGAAGAGAAAAAAGAAAACAAAGAAGAAAAAAAGAAGGATGAAGGTGCTGCTCTCATAGGCATCGACCAGTTCTTCCAGACCTCACTGAAAGTCGGTACAGTCGTTGCAGCCGAAGAGGTACCAAAGAGCAAGAAACTGCTCCTGCTCCAGGTCGACATCGGTGAAGAGAAGCCGAGACAGGTTGTAGCAGGTATCAAAGAGTGGTACTCTGCAGATGATATGCTGGGTACACAGGTCTGTGTCGTTGCAAACCTCAAACCGGCAAAACTAATGGGCCTCAAGAGCGAGGGAATGCTTCTTGCAGCCAAAGACGAGAACGGACTCTGCATGATCCGTCCTGAAAAACCTAAAACACCGGGGACACCGATCAGCTGA
- a CDS encoding GIY-YIG nuclease family protein — protein MYFVYMLECADGTLYTGIATDLERRLDEHNHSSKGAKYTRTRRPVKLVYTEEYSDRSTASKREYEIKKKMSRKDKLHLVVMKKS, from the coding sequence GTGTATTTTGTCTATATGCTCGAATGTGCTGATGGAACGCTTTATACCGGGATCGCTACTGACCTTGAACGCCGGCTTGATGAGCATAACCATTCATCCAAAGGTGCCAAATATACACGAACAAGACGACCGGTTAAACTGGTTTACACAGAAGAGTATAGTGACAGAAGTACTGCTTCCAAACGGGAGTATGAGATCAAGAAAAAAATGAGTAGAAAAGATAAACTTCATTTGGTGGTAATGAAAAAATCTTAA
- a CDS encoding class I SAM-dependent methyltransferase, giving the protein MTCHICDKPAECFVDDKTNITYYHCKSCEYIFKSPECYQSIEEQKSRYDLHENDEDHPGYRAYFQRFLDFVLPLVGTPKTALDFGCGRSTLLASLLEEKGIQCDYFDPLYHLDSLDDSKKYELIVSTEVFEHLHQPKEVFHSLLERLEDGGYLALQTQFHPNNEEAFKKWYYHQDPTHIVFFRAKTFRVLAEMYGCEFVGDNGKNMVVIGKP; this is encoded by the coding sequence ATGACCTGCCATATTTGTGACAAGCCTGCAGAGTGTTTTGTGGATGACAAGACAAACATCACATACTACCACTGCAAATCCTGCGAATACATTTTCAAATCTCCGGAATGTTACCAAAGTATAGAAGAACAGAAAAGCCGTTACGACCTGCATGAGAACGATGAGGACCATCCGGGGTACAGGGCTTACTTTCAACGTTTTCTTGACTTTGTGCTGCCACTAGTTGGTACACCGAAAACGGCACTCGATTTCGGTTGTGGCAGAAGTACGCTTCTGGCATCTCTTCTGGAAGAGAAGGGGATACAGTGTGATTATTTCGATCCTCTGTACCACCTCGACAGCCTTGATGATAGTAAAAAATATGAACTTATTGTATCTACAGAAGTTTTCGAGCATTTGCATCAACCGAAAGAAGTATTCCATTCACTTCTTGAGAGGCTTGAAGATGGCGGATATCTTGCACTTCAGACTCAGTTTCATCCCAATAATGAAGAGGCTTTTAAAAAGTGGTACTACCATCAGGACCCGACGCATATCGTTTTTTTCAGGGCGAAAACGTTCAGGGTATTGGCAGAAATGTATGGTTGTGAATTTGTAGGCGATAACGGGAAGAATATGGTGGTGATAGGAAAACCGTAA
- a CDS encoding YggT family protein: MNALIYSIVQLIHTVINLYIWIVIIAALLSFVRPDPRNPIVQILYRLTEPVYDVLRRKMPFLIIGGIDLSPLVIILGLQFIDTFMMRALLG, encoded by the coding sequence ATGAATGCACTTATCTATTCTATTGTACAACTGATCCATACGGTGATCAATCTCTATATCTGGATCGTCATTATCGCCGCACTGCTGAGTTTCGTACGGCCCGACCCGAGAAATCCGATCGTTCAGATTCTTTACAGACTGACAGAACCGGTCTACGATGTGCTTCGCAGGAAAATGCCGTTTTTGATCATTGGCGGGATTGACCTCTCTCCTCTTGTCATCATCCTCGGACTGCAATTCATCGATACCTTCATGATGCGCGCATTGCTGGGATAG
- a CDS encoding class 1 fructose-bisphosphatase, translating to MHTIFETIEKVALKIDHAIKTEDLGYSESENSSGEDQLKLDVKSDYLIEEAFKSVSLVKDLISEEKEGVMPLHSNGKYTICYDPLDGSSLADVNLSVGSIFGIYDGEPKGENLVASAYVVYGPRIEIIRAVKGERPKHYRAQDGFFNLVSKEVILKEKGKLNAPGGTQQNWCDYHKSFVDDLFAEGYRLRYSGGMVPDLHQILLKGGGIFSYPGTSDKPHGKLRQLFEVIPFAFIYEQAGGQAIDAKGKRLMELVPAHPHDTSPCFFGSNYEIKALKKAYGVNA from the coding sequence ATGCATACTATATTTGAAACCATTGAAAAGGTTGCCCTGAAGATCGACCACGCCATCAAGACTGAAGATCTCGGATATTCAGAAAGCGAGAATTCTTCGGGAGAAGACCAGCTCAAACTCGATGTTAAGAGCGATTACCTCATTGAAGAGGCGTTCAAATCGGTCTCTTTGGTCAAAGACCTGATCAGCGAAGAGAAAGAAGGGGTAATGCCCCTGCACAGTAACGGGAAATACACTATCTGTTACGATCCGCTCGACGGTTCGAGCCTTGCTGATGTCAATCTCTCTGTAGGTTCCATCTTCGGGATATACGATGGCGAACCTAAAGGTGAGAACCTTGTGGCATCTGCCTACGTGGTCTACGGACCACGCATAGAGATCATACGTGCGGTCAAGGGGGAAAGACCAAAGCATTACCGCGCACAGGATGGTTTTTTCAACCTTGTAAGCAAAGAGGTCATTTTGAAAGAAAAAGGAAAACTCAATGCTCCGGGAGGTACACAGCAGAACTGGTGTGACTACCACAAAAGTTTTGTAGATGACCTCTTTGCCGAAGGATACAGACTGCGCTATTCCGGAGGAATGGTTCCTGACCTTCACCAGATCCTGCTCAAAGGCGGCGGTATTTTCTCCTACCCCGGAACCTCCGACAAACCGCACGGGAAACTCAGACAGCTCTTCGAAGTGATCCCTTTTGCCTTCATTTATGAGCAGGCAGGCGGTCAGGCGATCGATGCCAAAGGAAAAAGGCTTATGGAACTTGTCCCTGCACATCCGCACGATACCAGTCCATGCTTCTTTGGTTCCAACTATGAAATAAAAGCACTCAAAAAAGCATATGGGGTCAATGCCTGA
- the mobB gene encoding molybdopterin-guanine dinucleotide biosynthesis protein B, with protein MNKRVAVAFTGPSGSGKTTLVEKVSRELIKTQKVTIIKNDPKSKAVFDVEGKDSYKFYQTGAEVVVTSPTRTTYFSQREKNLDEIVAMINEFDILLVEGLKTLPLPRIAIFRNKIDEDYFDCSEAIAIDHTINPADYAIPENIDILNLNNLEQIIDWIKNNATSI; from the coding sequence GTGAATAAAAGAGTAGCCGTAGCATTCACCGGTCCTTCAGGGAGCGGAAAAACGACACTGGTGGAGAAAGTCTCTAGAGAACTCATCAAGACCCAAAAGGTCACTATCATCAAGAACGATCCCAAGAGCAAGGCCGTTTTCGATGTGGAAGGGAAGGACAGCTACAAGTTCTACCAGACCGGTGCCGAAGTGGTCGTTACATCCCCTACCCGCACTACCTATTTCTCACAGAGGGAGAAGAACCTCGATGAGATCGTTGCCATGATCAATGAATTCGACATATTGCTTGTTGAGGGACTAAAGACACTGCCGCTGCCGCGTATCGCCATTTTCAGGAACAAGATAGATGAGGATTACTTCGACTGTTCTGAAGCGATCGCCATCGATCACACGATAAACCCTGCTGATTATGCGATACCAGAGAACATTGACATTCTCAACCTGAACAACCTTGAACAGATCATTGACTGGATCAAGAACAACGCCACCAGTATATAA
- a CDS encoding AMP-binding protein, translating into MSKPFIQLPELTLKALFEYSTETYGDRPAVQFVDGNVMSYEALKAKVSKIQEMLYAYDIRPGDKVALYSENMPNWSAIYFAVVTMGAVIVPILPDFHTSEAMHIAHHAECKAAFISQKLFETLLDEKQPPDMCLLVIADKLNILTKLSTPSKMDKMLKRGGEQFSKAMEKLGKEKREKEEHIIKEDDLAAIIYTSGTTGSSKGVMLTHRNITFDATAAQHVVDIFPEDRFLSVLPLAHTFECTVGMIIPILNGASIHYIQKPPTPTILVKALAVVRPTFMLSVPLIIEKIYKNRIQPNFEKNFLIKALYAVPFIRKQLNRIAGKKLMETFGGEMRFFGIGGAGLSPLVEKFLREAEFPYCIGYGLTETSPLLAGTNPEKTKFKAIGPVVPGVEIELRDKNADGIGTLWARGPIVMKGYYKDPEKTAEVMDKNGWFNTEDIGYIDNDGYFFMSGRAKNIIVGSSGENIYPEQIEAVINANISVADSLVFDDNGTLTARINLDYDKLDEELGVKKKSETEVHKEVANVLEEIRKEVNGKVSSFSRLRRVIEQKEPFVKTPTKKIKRYLYV; encoded by the coding sequence ATGAGCAAGCCGTTTATCCAACTGCCCGAATTGACACTCAAGGCACTTTTCGAATATAGTACAGAGACGTATGGTGATCGTCCTGCCGTCCAGTTCGTGGATGGCAATGTCATGAGCTATGAAGCGTTGAAAGCAAAGGTTTCCAAAATACAGGAAATGCTGTATGCCTACGATATCCGTCCCGGAGACAAGGTGGCGCTTTACAGTGAAAACATGCCTAACTGGTCAGCGATCTATTTTGCAGTAGTGACGATGGGTGCAGTCATCGTGCCTATCCTGCCTGATTTTCATACCTCGGAGGCCATGCACATTGCCCATCATGCAGAGTGTAAAGCTGCCTTCATTTCCCAAAAGCTCTTTGAAACGCTTCTGGACGAAAAACAGCCGCCCGATATGTGTCTGCTCGTCATTGCCGACAAGCTGAATATCCTGACAAAACTCTCTACCCCTTCCAAAATGGATAAAATGCTTAAAAGAGGTGGAGAGCAGTTCAGCAAAGCAATGGAGAAGCTCGGGAAGGAGAAAAGAGAGAAGGAAGAGCATATCATCAAAGAAGATGATCTCGCTGCGATCATTTATACTTCCGGAACGACAGGGAGTTCCAAAGGGGTAATGCTCACCCACAGGAATATTACTTTTGATGCCACAGCAGCACAGCATGTGGTGGACATCTTTCCTGAGGACCGTTTTCTTTCCGTGCTTCCGCTTGCACATACCTTCGAGTGTACGGTCGGGATGATCATCCCCATACTTAACGGTGCTTCGATCCACTATATTCAAAAACCGCCGACACCGACCATACTCGTTAAGGCATTGGCAGTGGTCAGGCCGACTTTTATGCTTTCTGTCCCGCTGATCATAGAAAAGATCTACAAGAACAGGATACAGCCCAATTTTGAAAAGAATTTTCTCATCAAAGCACTCTATGCTGTACCGTTCATACGCAAACAGTTGAACAGGATAGCGGGAAAGAAACTTATGGAGACTTTCGGCGGAGAGATGCGTTTCTTCGGTATAGGAGGCGCAGGGCTGTCTCCGCTGGTAGAGAAGTTTCTCAGAGAAGCGGAGTTTCCCTACTGTATCGGTTATGGATTGACGGAAACATCACCCCTTCTTGCAGGTACCAACCCTGAAAAGACAAAATTCAAGGCGATCGGTCCGGTGGTCCCCGGTGTGGAAATTGAACTGCGTGACAAGAATGCAGATGGCATAGGAACCCTTTGGGCAAGAGGTCCCATTGTGATGAAAGGGTACTATAAAGATCCGGAAAAGACAGCTGAAGTGATGGATAAGAACGGATGGTTCAATACTGAAGATATCGGCTACATTGACAATGACGGTTATTTCTTCATGAGCGGACGTGCCAAAAATATCATCGTAGGATCAAGCGGTGAGAATATTTACCCTGAACAGATCGAAGCGGTCATCAATGCCAATATTTCTGTGGCCGATTCACTGGTATTCGATGATAACGGGACTTTGACCGCACGTATCAATCTTGACTATGACAAACTCGATGAAGAACTGGGTGTAAAAAAGAAGTCTGAAACAGAGGTCCACAAGGAAGTGGCAAACGTGCTTGAAGAGATACGCAAAGAGGTGAATGGAAAAGTATCATCTTTTTCTCGCCTCAGAAGAGTGATAGAACAAAAAGAGCCTTTTGTCAAGACACCGACAAAGAAGATCAAGCGTTACCTGTATGTGTAG